The proteins below come from a single Drosophila miranda strain MSH22 chromosome Y unlocalized genomic scaffold, D.miranda_PacBio2.1 Contig_Y1_pilon, whole genome shotgun sequence genomic window:
- the LOC117191258 gene encoding death-associated protein kinase related-like produces MFTEKGIFPIGDGLLDVDAERFNGLLVSHDINEIYEVEQTPFARGKFAAVRRAIHKNTGSHFAAKFLKRRRRAQSSDKEIKHEIAVLILCEGEENIVNLNAVHETRSDTALLLELATGGELQTILDNEECLTEAQARHCMREVLKALKFLHDRSIAHLDLKPQNILLAGERIEDGLKLCDFGISRVVCEGINVREMAGTPDYVAPEVLQYEPLSLLTDIWSVGVLTYVLLSGFSPFGGNTKQETFLNISQCALTFPDNLFGGVSPVAIDFIRRALRIKPNDRMSAAGCLEHVWLKDESSMDRQMYLQAQSDAEEEEEEEEEEDDLEDEEVEEPVAEEKAEEQEQQQQSQEQQKQQKPSSGSNKPTHNGHHRAHSNGSSSSISKIPIATGKLLGSPISSTSTSTSTSTETTTAIHTLTSNGHGQSNTVCLSAKPTQIVTPTRRASDSDKENTYTATFVKKPPVQATIQLGSNGLDEFATVVATLTLFPDAPTTPKVIRKAPTGESHGSATSVKALVKKFQLEETLVCPGHSSTSSHNGHSPVNGCGGSSGSSNGNNMRRSAGGNSSNISYSAAAATAARMNSIRRASDPLMAV; encoded by the coding sequence ATGTTCACCGAAAAGGGAATCTTTCCCATAGGCGATGGCCTTTTGGATGTAGATGCCGAACGCTTTAACGGATTGCTCGTGTCGCATGACATCAACGAGATCTACGAGGTGGAACAGACGCCGTTTGCCAGGGGCAAATTCGCCGCCGTTCGCCGTGCCATTCACAAGAACACGGGCTCCCATTTCGCGGCAAAGTTCTTGAAGCGACGCCGACGCGCACAGAGCAGCGACAAGGAGATCAAACACGAGATCGCCGTCCTAATACTCTGCGAGGGCGAGGAGAACATTGTCAATCTGAATGCGGTGCACGAGACCCGTTCGGACACAGCCCTGCTGCTGGAACTGGCCACTGGTGGCGAGCTGCAGACCATACTGGACAACGAGGAGTGCCTGACAGAGGCCCAGGCCCGCCACTGCATGCGAGAGGTGCTGAAGGCTCTCAAGTTTCTCCACGACCGATCCATTGCCCACCTGGACCTCAAGCCACAGAACATTTTGCTCGCCGGCGAGCGTATAGAAGATGGCCTCAAGCTCTGTGACTTTGGGATCTCGCGCGTTGTGTGCGAGGGCATCAATGTCCGCGAGATGGCCGGCACACCCGACTACGTGGCCCCCGAGGTGCTCCAGTACGAGCCACTCTCCCTGCTGACGGACATCTGGTCCGTGGGCGTTCTCACCTATGTCTTGCTCTCCGGCTTCTCGCCCTTTGGCGGGAACACCAAGCAGGAGACCTTCCTCAATATCTCGCAGTGTGCGCTCACCTTTCCGGACAACCTATTCGGTGGCGTCTCGCCAGTGGCCATCGATTTCATACGCCGCGCATTGCGAATTAAGCCAAACGATCGCATGAGTGCCGCTGGATGCCTGGAACATGTCTGGCTGAAGGATGAGAGCTCGATGGATAGACAAATGTATCTGCAGGCTCAGAGCGATGCtgaagaggaagaggaagaggaggaggaagaagacGACCTTGAGGATGAGGAAGTGGAGGAGCCAGTGGCCGAGGAGAAGGCAGAGGAgcaggaacagcaacagcagtcacaggaacaacaaaagcaacagaagccaagcagtggcagcaacaaacCCACGCACAATGGCCACCATCGGGCCCACAGCAATGGGAGCAGTAGCAGCATCTCAAAAATACCCATTGCCACGGGGAAGCTCCTGGGAAGCCCCataagcagcaccagcaccagcaccagcaccagcacagaGACAACGACAGCCATACACACGCTGACCAGCAATGGACACGGACAGAGCAACACGGTCTGCCTGTCCGCCAAGCCCACTCAGATCGTGACACCCACACGTCGAGCCTCCGACTCGGACAAGGAGAACACATACACGGCGACATTTGTGAAGAAGCCCCCGGTGCAGGCCACCATCCAGCTGGGCAGCAACGGCCTCGACGAGTTCGCCACAGTGGTGGCCACCCTGACACTCTTTCCCGATGCGCCCACCACACCGAAAGTGATCCGCAAGGCACCCACGGGAGAGTCCCATGGATCGGCCACCTCGGTGAAGGCTCTTGTCAAGAAGTTTCAGCTGGAGGAGACGCTAGTCTGCCCCGgacacagcagcaccagcagccacaacGGCCACAGTCCCGTCAACGGGTGCGGCGGCAGTAGCGggagcagcaacggcaacaataTGCGACGCAGTGCAGGgggaaacagcagcaacatcagctACTCGGCAGCAGCCGCGACAGCAGCACGAATGAACAGCATTCGCCGCGCCTCCGACCCGCTGATGGCCGTCTAA